A region from the uncultured Sunxiuqinia sp. genome encodes:
- a CDS encoding OmpA family protein, with translation MKHTYFAVISLSLALLILGSCSSKKNFRLGELSYEIGEYYRATEKYRRAYRKDDNMQHKMEMAYNMAEAYREIGDYGKAAIWYKNAIRRQHPDFKAVLYYADCLRATQKYDEAIEAYQQYLDSIPQDIQAINGLDACRYIQEWVDSPTRYVVNTVRELNSKYADYTPVFVGGRDNEILLTSTRENTVGNKENSITGEQFADIFRSEYQVQRQKWGPPKLIDESGMINSPDEEGAITLSENGDEMIFTRARYDKKEDLGTELYSVKMSRGDWSEPIKLELLGDSLVAAHPSLSINGDTLYFVSDKPGGFGGKDIWFATGSGGTFSNPKNLGSKINTPGDEVFPTIRSNGELYFSSDYHMGMGGLDIFKATRTEKGEWRIQNMKAPINSSGDDFGMSFVEGEETRGMFASNRKGSRSDDIYSFYLPPKVYRVSGEIYDKETSQRLDGARIRIIGTDGTNLKMRADDGKFQMKLNPETEYVFAAFKDGYLNDKGRESTIGLDDSQDFRVDLYLTPTDAPIKVDNINYEFGSWELLPESVHALDSLVGILELNPTITIELMAHTDFVGSEQYNFELSQKRAQAVVDYLIQQGINPGRLVAKGYGETWPKAITRKLAKQYDFLKRNDELTEEFILGLTPEQQEIAKGINRRTEFRVLSTDFHERFAPEVEE, from the coding sequence ATGAAGCATACGTATTTTGCTGTTATTAGCCTTTCGTTAGCCCTGCTTATTTTAGGATCTTGTTCCTCGAAAAAAAATTTTCGATTGGGTGAATTGTCTTATGAAATAGGTGAATATTATCGGGCAACTGAAAAATACCGGAGAGCCTACCGAAAGGACGATAATATGCAGCACAAAATGGAAATGGCTTATAATATGGCCGAAGCATATCGCGAAATTGGTGATTACGGAAAGGCTGCCATTTGGTATAAAAATGCAATTCGCCGGCAACACCCCGATTTTAAAGCCGTACTTTATTATGCCGATTGTTTACGCGCTACGCAGAAATACGACGAGGCAATTGAAGCTTATCAGCAATATCTCGATTCAATACCACAAGATATTCAGGCAATAAACGGATTGGATGCTTGTCGCTATATCCAGGAGTGGGTTGATAGTCCGACCCGTTATGTAGTGAATACTGTTCGTGAGTTAAACTCCAAATATGCCGATTACACTCCGGTTTTTGTAGGTGGACGTGATAATGAAATTCTGTTGACATCAACACGTGAAAATACCGTTGGCAATAAAGAAAACAGTATAACGGGTGAGCAGTTTGCCGATATCTTTCGTTCAGAATATCAGGTTCAGCGGCAAAAGTGGGGGCCTCCCAAATTGATTGATGAATCTGGAATGATCAATTCTCCGGACGAAGAAGGAGCGATTACCTTGTCGGAAAATGGCGATGAAATGATTTTTACGCGTGCCCGTTACGACAAAAAAGAGGATCTTGGCACAGAACTATACAGCGTGAAAATGTCGCGTGGCGACTGGTCGGAGCCTATTAAATTGGAATTGCTGGGAGATAGCCTTGTTGCAGCTCATCCTTCGTTGTCGATTAATGGCGATACCTTATACTTTGTTTCAGATAAACCCGGAGGCTTTGGTGGTAAAGATATTTGGTTCGCTACCGGCAGTGGCGGTACTTTTTCGAACCCAAAAAATTTAGGGTCCAAAATTAATACGCCGGGCGATGAAGTGTTCCCAACGATCCGATCAAATGGCGAGTTGTATTTTTCATCGGATTACCACATGGGAATGGGTGGGCTGGATATTTTTAAAGCCACCCGCACTGAAAAAGGGGAGTGGCGCATTCAGAATATGAAAGCACCGATCAACTCTTCGGGTGATGATTTTGGGATGTCTTTTGTTGAAGGGGAGGAAACGCGCGGAATGTTTGCCTCGAACCGAAAAGGATCACGCAGCGATGATATTTATTCCTTTTACTTACCTCCTAAGGTTTATCGTGTTTCGGGAGAAATTTACGATAAAGAAACCAGCCAACGGTTGGATGGTGCTCGTATTCGTATTATCGGCACTGATGGCACAAACCTGAAGATGCGTGCTGATGACGGGAAGTTTCAGATGAAGCTAAATCCCGAAACAGAGTATGTTTTTGCTGCGTTTAAAGATGGCTATTTAAATGATAAAGGGCGCGAATCCACAATCGGATTAGATGATAGTCAGGACTTTAGGGTTGATTTGTACCTCACGCCAACCGATGCGCCAATCAAAGTAGATAATATTAATTACGAGTTTGGAAGTTGGGAATTGTTACCCGAGTCGGTTCATGCGTTAGACAGCCTGGTGGGTATTTTAGAACTAAATCCAACCATTACCATTGAGCTGATGGCACACACCGATTTTGTAGGCTCGGAACAGTACAACTTCGAACTTTCTCAGAAAAGGGCACAGGCAGTTGTCGACTACCTGATTCAACAAGGCATCAACCCTGGTCGATTAGTGGCCAAAGGATATGGTGAAACCTGGCCAAAAGCCATTACACGGAAGTTGGCTAAGCAGTACGATTTTCTGAAGCGGAATGATGAACTGACCGAAGAATTCATTCTTGGGCTTACTCCAGAACAGCAAGAAATAGCCAAGGGTATTAATCGCCGTACCGAATTTCGAGTGCTTTCTACCGATTTTCATGAGCGCTTTGCTCCCGAAGTTGAGGAATAA
- a CDS encoding phage integrase SAM-like domain-containing protein gives MEKVLYRTVFNRKKKLLPNGKALLQVEAYLNGKKKYFSTKIYISPEQWDKRHRTIKDHPNQIRLNKEIRDFVSRLEDAEMQQRQKGKQVSIEYLGEFVKGSLTSVFLDFCRQELKNSDLKQTTQRDHETVFNYLKKFRPGALIEEINYKYLVGFEQFMR, from the coding sequence ATGGAAAAAGTTTTGTACAGAACGGTTTTTAACCGTAAGAAAAAGCTTTTACCCAATGGGAAAGCTTTACTCCAAGTCGAGGCTTATTTGAATGGTAAAAAAAAGTACTTCTCGACAAAAATTTACATTAGCCCAGAGCAATGGGATAAACGACACCGGACTATCAAAGACCACCCCAACCAAATTAGGTTGAATAAAGAAATCCGGGACTTTGTTTCGAGGCTGGAAGATGCAGAAATGCAACAACGGCAAAAAGGGAAACAGGTTTCAATCGAGTATTTAGGGGAATTCGTTAAGGGTTCTTTAACGAGTGTTTTTCTTGACTTCTGCCGACAGGAATTAAAAAACAGCGATCTAAAGCAGACAACGCAAAGGGATCATGAAACCGTGTTCAACTATCTTAAGAAGTTCAGACCGGGCGCACTAATTGAAGAAATAAACTACAAGTATCTAGTTGGTTTCGAGCAGTTTATGCGGTAA
- a CDS encoding site-specific integrase, with the protein MEKLRLPKEMEAYKLALDKYLFSLYTGLRFSDISELKPQSLVLEEGKEWLVLNTKKTSEPVRIPIHLLFEGRALDIFYNYVGSGVTVFPFQYNHLLNADLKKVIEHAGIKKKITFHTARHTTATFLLYKGVNITTVQKLLGHRRIETTQIYGKVMDMTLLNDLKNVSYSR; encoded by the coding sequence TTGGAAAAGCTGAGATTACCCAAAGAAATGGAAGCTTATAAACTGGCTTTAGACAAGTACCTGTTTTCACTTTACACCGGGTTACGATTTAGCGACATTTCGGAGTTGAAACCTCAAAGCTTGGTTTTGGAAGAGGGGAAAGAATGGCTGGTACTAAATACCAAGAAGACCTCCGAGCCTGTGCGGATTCCCATTCATTTACTTTTCGAGGGGCGCGCGCTGGATATTTTTTACAACTATGTTGGCTCCGGGGTTACCGTTTTCCCATTCCAGTACAACCACCTGTTAAACGCTGATCTTAAAAAGGTAATTGAACACGCCGGAATTAAAAAGAAAATCACGTTTCACACTGCCCGGCACACAACCGCCACATTTTTACTTTACAAAGGGGTGAACATTACCACCGTGCAAAAGTTGCTAGGACATCGCCGGATTGAAACGACCCAGATTTACGGCAAAGTAATGGACATGACCCTGCTTAACGATCTGAAAAACGTTTCATATTCCCGCTAA
- a CDS encoding tape measure protein has product MSGNTIPVDIEFVLKNMNFQEEAGKMKKGIQGVTTTARQEADKIQTIYKQMAAGIGVYFSARFLKEFVTSIAQVRGEFQQLEVSLETILKSKTEADRLMQQVVNFAATTPFELKDVATGTKQLLAYGFAASETVDTMRLLGNVAAGVSAPIGDIIYLYGTLRTQGRAYTRDILQFTSRGIPIIGQLADQFGVAESEVQKLVEAGKVGFKDVETAFKSLTDESGIFNNLIEKQSKTITGLYSNFQDAIDVALNGLGEANEGTIADAIKGATTLVENYDKVVDVLQVLATTYGAYKAATIAVAVAENFRATSTVTQMVSNGIKMVAVTRQLTLAQWLQVKSTAALNAVMAINPYVLAATAIAGLVTILSVFGKEAKQVEDYVSELNSSIDRIGKQEEIDQLINQYETLSGKANRTADEQKTLNSSIQELGTIFPDAISKTDEYGKAVDLVAEKIRDLNKELRDNLITTTTAEIEDSERKIRKLQEQQANLLNEANSGQTDKRTFVTTKGGSAGYIENEVIGLSPEEIKKKRDEVKKLSGDINLLQETLQKGRTKLTALNAADANEILTPYKDLFQQASDYSREQALQVKADLVALLGAGLGVNADQRIKEQIQAVDTQLGLPTIKKQIAETTTALAEAQAKLVALRADSSQATAKQIEDQKKLVDDLAARLETLTGVKQKKEKELTTLKQQIDKLYKDLETADAKDRDIIAARIVKLEKEKQLREEIANQAVKVANNDLLNPKTASSDSIRGTLKDGEGRPLFIGKGEIDNAKKLDLEFDKLNKRIINTREEGTSYLLYDLTQMSAAAASITDQFAEQLGLNEDQAQVLKDGFQAVNGIANIASGNVIQGAAQLVSASLSMFFQAPEKLADHFKAVQEQIDAMLSSIDIATQSLANMGSSAVSQSLFSIQRRMSDLADEAKRLNDELGGASYGRRRSPSYVGFYGDLVNEATSLTDEIQALSERLIGGNVSNDQREAIEAVLSSYNALMAQIDTITQEVTGTTVQSLADSLADVFLSGEDAAVAWGEKVDEVIKNVIVKQLTADLLTAPIQDAVKQLVKDSTDGERTGRGGSGEEINIGLTPEEAANFRESVQDIYDSAQPAFQAMIDSFSEYGFDFGSATNSKGLTGAIKGITEETAGLIAGHLTGLRFDVRAIVAQIAAGQEDTVQRIGYLKQIADNTQYNKHLVEIKDEMIGMHRTLRDGI; this is encoded by the coding sequence ATGTCAGGTAATACAATCCCCGTAGATATTGAATTTGTCCTGAAAAACATGAATTTTCAGGAAGAGGCCGGAAAGATGAAAAAGGGCATTCAGGGGGTAACCACCACCGCCCGGCAGGAGGCCGACAAGATTCAGACCATATATAAACAAATGGCTGCGGGAATTGGTGTATATTTCTCAGCCCGCTTTTTAAAAGAGTTTGTTACCTCCATCGCTCAGGTTCGAGGCGAATTCCAGCAGTTGGAGGTATCGCTCGAAACCATCCTGAAAAGCAAAACTGAGGCCGACCGCCTCATGCAACAGGTAGTCAATTTTGCAGCCACCACCCCTTTTGAGTTGAAAGATGTAGCTACCGGAACAAAACAGTTGTTGGCTTATGGCTTTGCAGCATCGGAAACCGTTGACACTATGCGCTTGCTTGGTAATGTAGCCGCCGGGGTTTCGGCTCCCATTGGCGATATTATCTACCTGTATGGAACCCTGCGCACACAAGGCCGGGCTTACACCCGCGACATTCTGCAATTTACCTCGCGCGGTATTCCAATTATCGGGCAGTTGGCCGATCAGTTTGGAGTGGCCGAAAGTGAAGTTCAAAAGCTGGTTGAAGCCGGGAAAGTAGGTTTCAAAGACGTTGAAACAGCGTTTAAGTCACTCACCGATGAAAGTGGGATATTCAACAATCTGATTGAAAAACAATCAAAAACCATTACCGGGCTTTACTCTAATTTTCAAGATGCTATTGACGTAGCACTCAACGGCCTTGGCGAAGCAAACGAAGGAACCATAGCCGATGCCATAAAAGGTGCAACAACTTTAGTTGAAAATTATGACAAGGTGGTCGATGTGTTGCAAGTGTTGGCAACCACTTACGGCGCTTACAAGGCCGCTACCATCGCCGTGGCTGTGGCCGAAAATTTCAGAGCTACATCAACGGTCACCCAAATGGTTAGCAATGGTATTAAAATGGTTGCGGTAACCAGGCAGCTAACCTTAGCACAATGGTTGCAGGTAAAATCAACAGCAGCACTCAACGCGGTAATGGCTATCAATCCTTATGTATTGGCAGCAACCGCAATTGCCGGGCTTGTGACTATACTCTCGGTATTTGGAAAAGAGGCTAAGCAGGTTGAAGACTATGTAAGCGAACTCAACAGCAGCATTGACCGGATTGGTAAGCAGGAGGAAATAGATCAGCTGATCAATCAGTATGAAACGCTTAGCGGAAAAGCAAACCGAACAGCCGATGAGCAAAAAACCTTAAATAGCTCAATTCAGGAGTTGGGTACAATTTTCCCCGATGCGATTAGCAAAACCGATGAATATGGAAAGGCTGTTGATCTGGTCGCCGAAAAGATTCGTGATTTAAATAAGGAGTTACGCGACAACCTAATTACAACAACCACCGCAGAGATAGAAGACAGTGAACGCAAAATAAGGAAACTACAAGAGCAACAAGCCAACCTGTTAAACGAAGCAAATAGTGGTCAAACAGACAAAAGAACATTTGTAACTACAAAGGGAGGTTCTGCCGGGTATATTGAAAATGAAGTTATCGGGTTGAGCCCCGAAGAAATCAAAAAGAAAAGAGACGAAGTAAAAAAACTCTCCGGGGATATTAATCTATTGCAGGAAACATTGCAGAAAGGTCGTACTAAATTAACGGCGTTGAATGCTGCCGATGCAAACGAAATTCTAACCCCGTACAAAGATTTGTTTCAACAAGCCAGCGACTACAGCCGCGAACAAGCATTACAGGTTAAGGCCGATTTGGTGGCTTTGCTTGGTGCCGGGCTGGGCGTAAATGCCGACCAACGCATAAAAGAGCAAATACAGGCTGTTGATACTCAGTTGGGATTACCAACAATAAAGAAACAAATAGCGGAAACCACAACGGCACTGGCAGAGGCGCAGGCCAAGCTGGTTGCGCTACGTGCCGACAGTTCGCAGGCCACCGCCAAACAAATTGAAGATCAAAAGAAACTGGTTGACGACCTTGCTGCTCGCCTAGAAACATTAACAGGCGTTAAGCAGAAAAAAGAAAAGGAGCTGACCACCCTAAAACAGCAAATCGACAAGCTGTATAAAGACCTTGAAACGGCTGATGCAAAAGACCGCGACATTATTGCCGCCCGAATAGTAAAGCTCGAAAAGGAAAAGCAGCTGCGCGAAGAAATTGCCAATCAAGCGGTAAAAGTTGCCAACAACGACCTGCTCAATCCCAAAACAGCCTCATCCGACAGTATCCGCGGTACACTTAAAGATGGTGAAGGCCGCCCGTTGTTTATCGGTAAAGGCGAAATTGACAACGCCAAGAAACTTGACCTTGAATTCGATAAGCTGAATAAGCGGATTATTAATACACGAGAAGAGGGCACTTCTTATTTATTATACGACCTAACTCAAATGTCGGCTGCCGCGGCATCGATTACCGACCAGTTTGCAGAGCAATTGGGGTTAAATGAAGATCAGGCACAGGTTCTGAAAGATGGTTTTCAGGCGGTCAATGGTATTGCGAACATTGCAAGCGGCAATGTTATTCAAGGGGCGGCGCAACTCGTTAGTGCCTCTTTAAGCATGTTTTTTCAAGCCCCCGAAAAATTGGCTGATCATTTTAAAGCGGTGCAGGAACAAATCGACGCGATGCTTTCGTCTATCGATATTGCCACACAGTCGTTAGCCAACATGGGAAGCAGTGCCGTGTCTCAATCGTTATTTTCCATTCAACGCCGCATGTCTGATTTAGCCGATGAAGCTAAGCGGTTAAATGATGAATTAGGGGGTGCGTCATACGGTAGACGACGTTCGCCTAGTTATGTGGGTTTTTATGGCGACCTAGTAAACGAGGCTACTTCGCTGACCGATGAAATACAAGCTTTAAGTGAGCGCCTGATTGGCGGCAATGTATCGAACGACCAACGTGAAGCAATAGAGGCGGTTTTGTCAAGTTACAATGCGTTGATGGCTCAAATAGATACGATTACCCAAGAGGTAACCGGAACAACCGTGCAAAGTTTAGCCGATTCGCTAGCCGATGTGTTTTTGTCGGGCGAAGATGCGGCGGTTGCCTGGGGCGAAAAAGTCGACGAGGTTATTAAAAATGTAATTGTAAAACAGCTCACTGCCGACTTGCTCACCGCTCCTATTCAGGATGCTGTTAAGCAACTCGTTAAAGATAGTACTGATGGAGAAAGAACAGGGAGAGGTGGCTCAGGAGAAGAAATAAATATCGGACTAACCCCCGAAGAGGCGGCCAATTTCAGAGAGTCGGTTCAGGATATTTACGACTCTGCGCAGCCTGCATTTCAGGCGATGATCGATTCGTTCTCGGAGTATGGTTTTGATTTTGGCAGTGCGACAAATAGCAAAGGATTAACCGGGGCAATAAAAGGCATTACCGAAGAAACAGCCGGGCTAATTGCCGGACATTTAACAGGCCTGCGGTTTGATGTGCGAGCAATTGTAGCCCAAATAGCAGCCGGGCAGGAAGACACCGTGCAACGCATTGGCTACCTAAAGCAAATTGCCGATAACACCCAATACAATAAGCACTTAGTTGAAATAAAAGACGAAATGATAGGAATGCATAGAACACTAAGGGACGGAATTTAA
- a CDS encoding helix-turn-helix domain-containing protein: MESQQIAVITVSLDEWNEHKAMLKDICEKVSVLSDQEQKELLTPKEVCERLKIGFATFNRYVNDGLIEVIKISQKKGANRYVKRSHLDELLKNGMV, translated from the coding sequence ATGGAATCCCAACAAATAGCAGTGATTACAGTTTCCCTAGACGAGTGGAACGAACACAAGGCGATGTTAAAGGACATTTGCGAGAAAGTGAGCGTTTTGTCAGATCAGGAACAAAAAGAGTTATTAACCCCGAAGGAAGTCTGCGAACGGCTAAAAATTGGGTTTGCAACTTTCAACAGGTATGTAAACGATGGGCTTATTGAAGTGATTAAAATAAGCCAAAAAAAAGGGGCTAATCGCTATGTGAAACGCTCGCACCTTGATGAACTTCTTAAAAATGGAATGGTCTAA
- a CDS encoding helix-turn-helix domain-containing protein — protein sequence MRKAAKTKTKKGASSRNKYTPEHHEKARRYYLMGLNLSEISILMKCPVRTLEKWQKADEWTKLSHGEANKVKALELHEAGKSYNDIADMLKISRATVWRYLKEARESQQWRINHSKQIRYE from the coding sequence ATGAGAAAAGCAGCCAAAACAAAAACCAAAAAAGGAGCATCAAGCCGAAATAAATACACTCCTGAACATCACGAGAAAGCCCGGCGATATTACTTAATGGGTTTGAATTTATCTGAAATAAGCATTTTAATGAAATGTCCTGTGCGAACCCTTGAAAAATGGCAAAAGGCTGACGAATGGACAAAATTAAGCCACGGTGAAGCAAACAAGGTAAAAGCTTTGGAGCTACACGAGGCGGGGAAAAGTTACAATGACATTGCCGACATGCTTAAAATCAGCCGCGCAACTGTTTGGAGATACTTAAAAGAGGCTAGGGAAAGCCAACAATGGAGGATCAACCATAGCAAACAAATACGATATGAATAG
- a CDS encoding glycoside hydrolase family 97 protein — translation MLIKNYTSSLLLFVLFSLLTINLAAKDYTVSSPNGKILTTVNTDDEIHWSASVDGQPIFKNCKMNLTIDGEVLGESVKVRKIKRSSISEQVKVIVPVKSKIIKDEYNQLSIQFKNDFSVVFRVFDNGITYRFETSKKGEIIINNETVDLNFSDNYPILFPEEQSLLSHYERLYIDEKLSALNAGRFCSLPTLVKATQNIKIGITEADLFDYPGLFLEATGSTSLKSKFPYVIFESKSKGDRDVEIIKQADYIAKTNGSRTFPWRVFMISEEDKQLVENQLVYLLSRDCQLENTSWIKPGLVAWDWWNDNNIYGVDFKSGLDNQTYKYYIDFASRYGIPYIILDEGWSKTTTNVLEPNPNIDIDELVQYGKERNVELILWSLWGPVNKHMDDILDQFAKWGIKGLKVDFMAQAGQEMVNFYERTAQACADRELLVDFHGAYKPAGLRRAYPNVINYEGVKGLENCKWSDVITPEHNVTLPFTRMLAGPMDYTPGAMRNAQHKDFKISHSNPMSMGTRCHQLAMYVVYDAPLQMLSDNPSNYYREEESIRFLSKMKTVWDDTKILDAKVGDYIVTARKSGNDWYIGAMTDADSRTLEIDLSFLDEGDYELEIMQDGINADKAAIDYTYMTKTADKNTKIIIPMASGGGWAAICKKK, via the coding sequence ATGTTGATCAAAAACTACACTTCATCGTTACTGCTTTTCGTACTTTTTTCGTTGCTTACCATCAATTTAGCGGCAAAAGATTACACCGTTAGCTCACCAAACGGGAAAATTTTGACCACGGTAAATACGGACGACGAAATTCATTGGTCGGCAAGTGTTGATGGGCAGCCAATTTTCAAGAATTGCAAAATGAATCTCACTATAGACGGTGAGGTTTTGGGCGAATCAGTCAAAGTCAGAAAAATAAAAAGAAGCTCTATATCTGAACAAGTTAAAGTTATCGTCCCGGTTAAATCCAAGATAATAAAAGACGAATATAACCAACTAAGCATTCAATTTAAAAATGATTTTTCAGTGGTATTTCGTGTTTTTGATAATGGAATTACCTATCGATTTGAAACCTCGAAAAAGGGCGAAATTATTATCAATAACGAAACGGTCGATCTAAATTTTTCGGACAACTATCCAATTTTATTTCCTGAAGAACAATCGCTGCTTTCGCACTACGAACGACTATACATCGACGAAAAACTATCCGCGTTGAATGCCGGTAGATTTTGCTCACTTCCAACCCTAGTAAAAGCTACCCAAAATATCAAAATTGGGATAACCGAAGCCGACCTGTTCGATTATCCGGGCTTATTTCTTGAGGCAACCGGTAGTACAAGCTTAAAAAGTAAATTCCCGTACGTAATTTTCGAGTCAAAGTCTAAAGGAGATCGTGACGTTGAGATCATTAAACAAGCCGATTATATTGCCAAGACCAACGGCTCCAGAACTTTTCCGTGGCGAGTATTCATGATTAGTGAGGAAGACAAACAGCTGGTTGAAAACCAACTCGTGTATTTACTTTCAAGAGACTGCCAACTTGAAAACACGTCGTGGATCAAACCGGGATTGGTCGCCTGGGATTGGTGGAATGACAACAATATTTACGGTGTTGATTTTAAATCAGGACTCGACAACCAAACCTATAAGTATTACATTGATTTCGCCTCTAGATACGGAATTCCTTACATCATTTTAGATGAAGGCTGGTCAAAAACGACAACCAACGTGTTGGAACCAAATCCGAATATTGATATTGATGAACTGGTTCAGTATGGTAAAGAGAGAAATGTCGAGCTTATTTTATGGTCGCTTTGGGGGCCTGTTAATAAACACATGGACGACATCCTGGATCAATTTGCCAAGTGGGGTATAAAAGGGCTCAAGGTTGATTTCATGGCTCAGGCTGGCCAGGAAATGGTCAACTTTTACGAGCGTACTGCCCAAGCCTGTGCCGACCGGGAACTACTGGTCGATTTCCATGGGGCATACAAACCCGCGGGTTTGCGCAGGGCGTATCCCAATGTGATCAATTACGAAGGTGTAAAAGGACTGGAGAATTGCAAATGGTCTGATGTAATTACACCAGAGCATAACGTAACCCTACCGTTTACACGGATGCTGGCCGGCCCAATGGATTACACTCCTGGTGCCATGCGCAATGCTCAGCATAAAGATTTTAAAATCAGCCACAGCAACCCGATGAGTATGGGAACAAGATGCCACCAACTAGCGATGTATGTTGTGTATGATGCGCCCCTTCAGATGCTTTCAGATAATCCATCGAATTATTACAGAGAAGAAGAAAGTATTCGTTTTTTAAGTAAAATGAAAACCGTTTGGGACGACACTAAAATATTGGACGCCAAAGTTGGCGATTATATTGTTACCGCCCGAAAAAGTGGCAATGACTGGTATATTGGCGCCATGACAGATGCAGACTCCCGGACACTCGAAATTGATTTGTCATTTTTGGATGAAGGGGATTACGAACTCGAAATCATGCAGGATGGCATCAATGCAGATAAAGCGGCAATTGACTATACTTACATGACAAAAACGGCTGACAAAAACACAAAAATTATAATTCCGATGGCATCAGGTGGGGGCTGGGCAGCAATTTGTAAAAAGAAATAG